The Corallococcus soli genome has a window encoding:
- a CDS encoding FecCD family ABC transporter permease yields MSASEAMRVPAARPAPVRLPGAGPWVTLGLVLALAALASLAIGTVSVPPSAILGSLWEALGLGEASQRLEPMQRAVLLNLRLPRVVLGVMVGAVLATTGAALQALFRNPLVEPGLLGTSSGAALGAVLAIVLDVTLGTHAGPLRMLVVPGAAFLGALGATLLAQRLGTGGGRTDTPRMLLAGVAVSAGAFAGMGLLTHAASDAQLRSITFWSLGSLGGASWETVGVATVPLLLTLGLLLREARALNLMLLGEREAWHLGVDVERLKRRLILAAALGVGAAVSFTGMIGFVGLMVPALLRIALGPDHRRLLAASALTGASLLLVADLLARTLTPPSELPIGALTSVLGVPAFIALLARKGAA; encoded by the coding sequence ATGAGCGCGTCGGAGGCCATGCGCGTGCCCGCCGCGCGTCCGGCGCCCGTGCGGCTCCCGGGCGCGGGGCCCTGGGTGACGCTGGGGCTGGTGCTGGCGCTGGCGGCGCTCGCGTCCCTGGCGATCGGCACCGTGTCGGTGCCGCCGTCCGCCATCCTCGGCAGCCTCTGGGAGGCGCTGGGGCTGGGCGAGGCCTCCCAGCGGCTGGAGCCGATGCAGCGCGCGGTGCTGCTCAACCTCCGCCTGCCGCGCGTGGTGCTGGGCGTGATGGTGGGCGCGGTGCTGGCGACGACGGGGGCCGCGCTCCAGGCGCTCTTCCGCAATCCGCTGGTGGAGCCGGGGCTGCTGGGCACCTCCAGCGGCGCGGCGCTGGGCGCGGTGCTGGCCATCGTGCTGGACGTGACGCTGGGCACGCACGCCGGGCCGCTGCGCATGCTGGTGGTGCCGGGCGCGGCCTTCCTGGGGGCGCTGGGCGCGACGCTCCTGGCCCAGCGGCTGGGCACGGGCGGAGGCCGCACGGACACGCCGCGCATGCTGCTGGCGGGCGTGGCGGTGAGCGCGGGGGCGTTCGCGGGCATGGGCCTGCTGACGCACGCGGCGTCGGACGCGCAGCTGCGCTCCATCACCTTCTGGAGCCTGGGCAGCCTGGGCGGCGCGTCGTGGGAGACGGTGGGCGTCGCGACGGTGCCGCTGCTGTTGACGCTGGGCCTGCTGCTGCGCGAGGCGCGCGCGCTCAACCTGATGCTCCTGGGCGAGCGCGAGGCGTGGCACCTGGGCGTGGACGTGGAGCGGCTCAAGCGCAGGCTCATCCTCGCCGCCGCGCTGGGCGTGGGGGCGGCGGTGTCCTTCACGGGCATGATTGGCTTCGTGGGCCTGATGGTGCCCGCGTTGCTGCGCATCGCGCTGGGGCCGGACCACCGGCGGCTGCTGGCGGCGTCCGCGCTCACGGGCGCGTCGCTGTTGCTGGTGGCGGACCTGCTCGCGCGCACCCTGACGCCTCCTTCGGAGCTGCCGATAGGGGCGCTCACCTCCGTGCTGGGCGTGCCGGCCTTCATCGCGCTCCTGGCGCGCAAGGGGGCGGCATGA
- a CDS encoding heme ABC transporter ATP-binding protein, whose protein sequence is MSLEARDVEVWRGRGRVAGPLSLEVRPGEVLAVVGPNGAGKSSLVAALSGELRCKTGDVFLEGRALHGWPLVERAQRLGVLPQESSLGFGFTALEVALLGRSPHARRGGAESDLEVARAALDATDTQHLASRAYTTLSGGERQRVQLARVLAQLWTPPAQGHRYLLLDEPTASLDLSHQHLVLERAHAFAREGGAVLAVLHDLNLAARYADRIAVLDQGRCVELGTPTGVLTPDLIANTFGLRVEVLSRPDLPGPLVIPMGRASPPP, encoded by the coding sequence ATGAGCCTGGAGGCGCGTGACGTGGAGGTGTGGCGAGGGCGAGGGCGCGTGGCGGGCCCGCTGTCGCTGGAGGTGCGGCCCGGCGAAGTGCTGGCCGTGGTGGGCCCCAACGGCGCGGGCAAGTCGTCGCTGGTGGCCGCGTTGTCGGGCGAGCTGCGCTGCAAGACGGGAGACGTGTTCCTGGAGGGCCGCGCGCTGCATGGGTGGCCCCTGGTGGAGCGCGCGCAGCGGCTGGGCGTGCTGCCCCAGGAGTCCTCGCTGGGCTTCGGCTTCACCGCGCTGGAGGTGGCGCTGCTGGGGCGCAGTCCGCACGCGCGGCGCGGCGGCGCGGAGTCCGACCTGGAGGTGGCCCGCGCCGCGCTGGATGCCACCGACACGCAGCACCTGGCCTCGCGCGCGTACACCACGCTGTCGGGCGGCGAGCGGCAGCGGGTGCAACTGGCGCGCGTGCTGGCCCAGCTGTGGACGCCCCCCGCGCAGGGCCACCGCTACCTGCTCCTGGATGAACCCACGGCGAGCCTGGACCTGTCCCACCAGCACCTGGTGCTGGAGCGGGCGCACGCCTTCGCGCGTGAGGGCGGCGCGGTGCTCGCGGTGTTGCACGACCTGAACCTGGCCGCGCGCTACGCGGACCGCATCGCGGTGCTGGACCAGGGCCGCTGCGTGGAGCTGGGCACCCCCACGGGCGTCCTCACCCCGGACCTCATCGCCAACACCTTCGGGTTGCGCGTGGAGGTGCTGTCGCGGCCGGACCTGCCCGGACCGCTGGTGATTCCCATGGGCCGCGCGTCGCCGCCGCCTTGA
- a CDS encoding TetR/AcrR family transcriptional regulator has translation MPRRPPPSRRRAPRQERSQATCEAILTATARVLVKDGYEAASTNRIAQEAGVSVGSLYQYFPSKEGLVTALMEQHRARSVADFEAGLVPLAGQPLPVAMRALIRQVIAVKRENPRLNQVLHELMPRMRQWGLSDVYSQRLFRVVRAFLAPRFEDLRPQNLDMAVFILVTSVEALCHTAVTERPDYLEDEGFVEEIAALALGYLRPEPAAAPVRRAVRERTVRM, from the coding sequence ATGCCCCGCCGTCCGCCCCCCTCCCGTCGCAGGGCGCCCCGCCAGGAGCGGTCGCAGGCCACCTGTGAGGCCATCCTCACCGCGACTGCTCGCGTTCTGGTCAAGGACGGGTACGAGGCCGCGAGCACCAACCGCATCGCGCAGGAGGCGGGCGTGAGCGTCGGCTCGCTCTACCAGTACTTCCCGAGCAAGGAGGGGCTGGTGACGGCGCTGATGGAGCAGCACCGCGCTCGGAGCGTGGCGGACTTCGAGGCGGGGCTGGTGCCGCTGGCCGGGCAGCCGCTTCCGGTGGCGATGCGCGCGCTCATCCGGCAGGTCATCGCCGTGAAGCGGGAGAACCCGCGCCTGAACCAGGTGCTGCATGAGCTGATGCCGCGCATGCGCCAGTGGGGCCTGTCGGATGTGTACTCGCAGCGCCTGTTCCGGGTGGTGCGCGCCTTCCTGGCGCCACGCTTCGAGGACCTGCGTCCCCAGAACCTGGACATGGCGGTCTTCATCCTGGTGACCAGCGTGGAGGCGCTCTGCCACACGGCGGTGACGGAGCGACCGGACTACCTGGAGGATGAGGGCTTCGTGGAGGAGATCGCCGCGCTGGCGCTGGGCTACCTGCGTCCGGAACCCGCCGCGGCCCCCGTGCGACGCGCGGTTCGGGAGCGGACGGTCCGGATGTGA
- a CDS encoding SDR family NAD(P)-dependent oxidoreductase, with protein MQTTSAQPIARRPASTPAPRSGAFPYAGHRALVTGASSGLGEVFARELAARGMDLILVARSEDRLRALATKLQEEHGVQAEVIALDLGRDGAGRELHARCQEKGLRVDLLINNAGFGSHGAFESASFARQHEQVMLNVTSLADTCHLFLPDMLARGVGGIVNVASLAGFQPVPYMAIYGATKAFVLSFTEALSEETRERGVRVLALCPGPVRTAFFDVVGTTQAAVGPMATAEEVVLRGLKALDQGRASVVPGLRNWLQANLTRFTPRWVGLRVAAGMMRPPAASGPKADVASAAP; from the coding sequence ATGCAAACGACTTCCGCACAGCCCATCGCCCGCCGTCCTGCTTCCACCCCCGCGCCCCGCTCCGGAGCCTTCCCCTACGCGGGGCACCGCGCGCTCGTGACGGGCGCGTCGTCCGGGCTGGGCGAGGTGTTCGCCCGCGAGCTGGCGGCGCGGGGCATGGACCTCATCCTGGTGGCGCGCTCGGAGGACCGGCTGCGCGCGCTGGCGACGAAGCTCCAGGAGGAGCACGGCGTCCAGGCGGAGGTCATCGCGCTGGACCTGGGGCGTGACGGCGCCGGCAGGGAGCTGCACGCGCGCTGCCAGGAGAAGGGGCTGCGCGTGGACCTGCTCATCAACAACGCGGGCTTCGGTTCGCATGGCGCGTTTGAGTCCGCGTCGTTCGCGCGGCAGCACGAGCAGGTGATGCTCAACGTCACGTCGCTGGCGGACACCTGCCACCTGTTCCTGCCGGACATGCTCGCGCGGGGCGTGGGCGGCATCGTCAACGTGGCCTCGCTCGCGGGCTTCCAGCCGGTGCCGTACATGGCCATCTACGGGGCCACGAAGGCGTTCGTGCTGTCCTTCACGGAGGCGCTGTCGGAGGAGACGCGCGAGCGGGGCGTGCGCGTGCTCGCGCTCTGCCCGGGGCCGGTGCGGACGGCCTTCTTCGACGTGGTGGGCACCACGCAGGCCGCCGTGGGCCCGATGGCGACGGCGGAGGAGGTGGTGCTGCGCGGCCTCAAGGCCCTGGACCAGGGCCGCGCCTCGGTGGTGCCGGGGCTTCGCAACTGGCTCCAGGCCAACCTGACGCGCTTCACGCCGCGCTGGGTGGGCCTGCGCGTGGCGGCCGGGATGATGAGGCCGCCCGCGGCGTCAGGCCCGAAGGCGGACGTCGCGAGCGCCGCGCCGTAG
- a CDS encoding VOC family protein, which yields MGLPTGVHHLALATRDMKAQLAFFTQVVGMELEALYWMHGVENTVHAFLRLGDSCSLSFVQAPDMATIEPVIGVSHPGFSAGSVAPGAMQHLALSVPTEAELLALRDRLRSHGYWVAGPVNHNMCKSMYVQAPEGLILEFATAEGAIDVEQWIDPAVVAFCGITPAELEGFVRPPPFTSQGGKVPQPPPTTRPNFVFTGEWAPRGAVFLQLTDEQIAAALDSPTPPVPRRPAP from the coding sequence ATGGGTCTTCCCACTGGCGTGCATCACCTGGCACTCGCGACTCGGGACATGAAGGCGCAGCTCGCGTTCTTCACCCAGGTCGTCGGCATGGAGCTGGAGGCGCTGTACTGGATGCACGGCGTGGAGAACACCGTGCACGCGTTCCTGCGGCTGGGGGACTCCTGCTCCCTGAGCTTCGTGCAGGCGCCGGACATGGCGACCATCGAGCCGGTGATTGGCGTCTCACACCCGGGCTTCAGCGCGGGTTCGGTGGCCCCGGGCGCGATGCAGCACCTGGCGCTGAGCGTGCCCACGGAGGCGGAGCTGCTGGCGCTGCGCGACCGGCTGCGCTCGCACGGGTACTGGGTCGCGGGACCCGTCAATCACAACATGTGCAAGTCGATGTACGTCCAGGCCCCGGAAGGGCTCATCCTGGAGTTCGCCACCGCCGAGGGCGCCATCGACGTGGAGCAGTGGATCGACCCGGCCGTGGTCGCCTTCTGCGGCATCACCCCCGCGGAGCTGGAGGGCTTCGTCCGTCCGCCGCCCTTCACCTCGCAGGGCGGCAAGGTGCCGCAGCCGCCCCCCACGACGCGCCCCAACTTCGTCTTCACCGGCGAGTGGGCCCCGCGCGGCGCCGTGTTCTTACAGCTCACCGATGAGCAGATCGCCGCCGCGCTGGATTCGCCCACGCCGCCGGTGCCCCGGCGCCCGGCCCCCTGA
- a CDS encoding alpha/beta hydrolase has protein sequence MTRLSLCLFVALLAACRGHGNTVPPEAGPARASFTLASGALQETRRLNVYTPPGYDTAEATRYPVLYMPDGGEQEDFPHVAATLDTAIRAGEVRPFILVGIENTERRRDMTGPTQVDEDRKVAPRVGGSAAFLAFIRDELMPEVRRRYRVTAETAIIGESLAGLFIVETFFLQPELFTTSIALSPSLWWNDEELVRKAAERLQARPDLRATLYVASAEEDNIAPQSARLAEVLRANAPAGLKWRYEPRPDLRHDNIYRSLSPQVLRQYLGPVPTR, from the coding sequence ATGACGCGACTCAGCCTGTGCCTGTTCGTGGCGCTCCTGGCGGCTTGCAGGGGTCACGGCAACACCGTGCCCCCGGAGGCGGGGCCCGCGCGTGCGTCCTTCACGCTCGCGTCCGGAGCACTCCAGGAGACCCGGCGGCTCAACGTCTACACGCCCCCGGGCTACGACACGGCGGAGGCCACGCGCTACCCCGTGCTGTACATGCCCGACGGCGGCGAACAGGAGGACTTCCCGCACGTCGCCGCGACGCTGGACACCGCGATCCGCGCCGGAGAGGTGCGGCCCTTCATCCTGGTGGGCATCGAGAACACGGAGCGGCGGCGCGACATGACCGGCCCGACGCAGGTGGACGAGGACCGGAAGGTCGCCCCGCGCGTCGGAGGCTCGGCCGCGTTCCTCGCCTTCATCCGGGATGAGCTCATGCCCGAGGTGCGCCGCCGGTACCGCGTCACGGCTGAGACGGCCATCATCGGCGAGTCCCTGGCGGGCCTGTTCATCGTGGAGACGTTCTTCCTGCAACCGGAGCTGTTCACCACGTCCATCGCCCTGAGCCCCAGCCTCTGGTGGAACGACGAGGAGCTGGTGCGCAAGGCTGCGGAGCGCCTCCAGGCACGGCCGGACCTGCGCGCCACGCTGTATGTGGCCTCCGCCGAGGAGGACAACATCGCCCCGCAGTCCGCGCGCCTGGCGGAGGTCCTCCGCGCCAACGCGCCCGCCGGATTGAAGTGGCGGTATGAGCCCCGGCCGGACCTGCGCCACGACAACATCTACCGCTCGCTGTCACCCCAGGTGCTGCGCCAGTACCTGGGGCCTGTGCCCACGCGGTGA
- a CDS encoding spermidine synthase, which produces MKPWETVEREQVPEVGEVVLARRDSEYVLRVRGQTLMSSRQHGSEAVMAEAGCAHLVGVEKARILVGGLGFGFTLRAVLDRMEPSARVVVAELLPAVVTWNRGILAPLAKAPLEDKRVTVVEGDVGRLMRKQSGAFDAILLDVDNGPSALTHPDNESLYDYAGVSAAYSALRPKGTLVVWSAGPSPAFVKRLEEVGFTVQLIHAAAHGTKGSRHTLFFAQRIGKGPASVPSRSGKRPGRG; this is translated from the coding sequence ATGAAGCCCTGGGAGACAGTCGAGCGCGAGCAGGTGCCGGAGGTGGGAGAGGTCGTCCTTGCCCGGCGTGACAGTGAATACGTGCTGCGCGTGCGCGGCCAGACGCTGATGTCCAGCCGGCAGCACGGCTCCGAAGCGGTCATGGCCGAGGCGGGCTGCGCGCACCTGGTGGGCGTGGAGAAGGCCCGGATACTGGTGGGCGGCCTGGGCTTCGGCTTCACGCTGCGCGCGGTGCTGGACCGCATGGAGCCCTCCGCGCGCGTCGTCGTGGCGGAGCTGCTGCCTGCGGTGGTGACGTGGAACCGGGGCATCCTCGCGCCCCTGGCCAAGGCCCCGCTGGAGGACAAGCGCGTCACCGTGGTGGAGGGTGACGTGGGCCGGCTGATGCGCAAGCAGAGCGGCGCGTTCGACGCCATCCTGCTCGACGTGGACAACGGCCCCTCCGCCCTCACCCACCCGGACAACGAGAGCCTCTACGACTACGCCGGCGTGTCCGCCGCCTACAGCGCCCTGCGCCCCAAGGGCACGCTGGTGGTGTGGAGCGCCGGCCCATCGCCCGCGTTCGTGAAGCGCCTGGAGGAGGTGGGCTTCACCGTCCAGCTCATCCATGCCGCCGCGCATGGGACGAAGGGCTCGCGCCACACGCTCTTCTTCGCGCAGCGCATCGGCAAGGGTCCAGCCTCGGTCCCGTCCCGCTCGGGCAAGCGTCCGGGGCGGGGTTGA
- a CDS encoding tetratricopeptide repeat protein, with amino-acid sequence MERNGRQAWPPELSEPLREVDRLRRGGRYTSALALARELADAHPEQVRVLVEVGLTLGVWGRQPEQALPWFDRVLALAPGHVATRYHRSLALARLGRHAEAVEGFTQVEAAGFRKALVVHMKRAESLIALGRWTEAEADWTAALAEDPGNPWLLEQRARTRVRAGRTDAAEQDLTTALDAQVGEAVDPELLHARGVLRLARGDVPGARADFDAGLAALRVGDPPTLLEALRQGLRDAR; translated from the coding sequence ATGGAACGCAACGGACGTCAGGCGTGGCCCCCGGAGTTGTCCGAACCGCTCCGCGAGGTGGACCGCCTGCGCCGGGGGGGCCGCTACACGTCGGCCCTGGCGCTGGCCAGGGAGCTGGCGGACGCCCACCCGGAGCAGGTGCGCGTGCTCGTGGAGGTGGGCCTGACGCTGGGCGTGTGGGGCCGGCAGCCGGAGCAGGCGCTGCCGTGGTTCGACCGCGTGCTCGCGCTGGCCCCAGGCCACGTGGCCACGCGCTACCACCGCTCGCTCGCGCTGGCGCGCCTGGGGCGTCACGCGGAGGCGGTGGAGGGCTTCACGCAGGTGGAGGCCGCGGGCTTCCGCAAGGCGCTGGTGGTGCACATGAAGCGCGCGGAGTCGCTCATCGCCCTGGGCCGTTGGACGGAGGCCGAAGCGGACTGGACGGCCGCGCTGGCGGAGGACCCCGGCAACCCGTGGCTGCTCGAACAGCGCGCCCGGACCCGGGTGCGCGCGGGGCGGACGGACGCGGCCGAGCAGGACCTCACGACCGCGCTGGATGCCCAGGTGGGCGAAGCGGTGGACCCGGAGCTGCTCCACGCGCGGGGCGTGCTGCGACTGGCGCGGGGAGACGTGCCGGGCGCGCGCGCGGACTTCGACGCGGGGCTCGCGGCGTTGCGCGTGGGAGACCCGCCCACGCTGCTGGAGGCGCTCCGCCAGGGACTCCGGGACGCGCGCTAG
- a CDS encoding carbonic anhydrase, translating into MSDPAPFVSRVPFESTHPKALAVYCSDGRFTEAVEDLAHHLGHERIDTLTLPGGPALLNRWASDYLESEGITRAAKFLIEGHHIEDVLLLAHAGCGYYQSRHSALGPDIMAEQQMRDLHFGAKELQTAYPHLRIHLYFARPKGKTVEFEPIPRER; encoded by the coding sequence TTCGAGTCCACCCACCCGAAGGCCCTGGCCGTGTACTGCTCGGACGGGCGCTTCACCGAAGCCGTGGAGGACCTGGCCCACCACCTGGGCCATGAGCGCATCGACACGCTCACGCTGCCCGGCGGCCCCGCGCTCCTCAACCGCTGGGCGTCCGACTACCTGGAGAGCGAGGGCATCACCCGCGCCGCGAAGTTCCTCATCGAGGGCCACCACATCGAGGACGTGCTGCTGCTGGCGCATGCGGGCTGCGGTTACTACCAGTCCCGGCACAGCGCCCTGGGCCCGGACATCATGGCGGAGCAGCAGATGCGGGACCTGCACTTCGGCGCGAAGGAGCTCCAGACCGCGTACCCGCACCTGCGCATCCACCTCTACTTCGCGCGGCCCAAGGGCAAGACCGTCGAGTTCGAGCCCATCCCCCGCGAACGCTAG